In Trichocoleus desertorum NBK24, the following are encoded in one genomic region:
- a CDS encoding TIGR04283 family arsenosugar biosynthesis glycosyltransferase encodes MATAVRERLIIFTRYPEPGKTKTRLIPALGPERAAILQQRMTEHTLAQAQLLQASSAIALEVRFTGGDRYLMRSWLGTELAHRSQGEGNLGQRMTQAFQSAFRAGMQRVVIIGIDCPDLDAIILSKAFQELQQHDLVLGPATDGGYYLIGLRRFVPELFQDIAWSTDRVWQQTIAIAQQHHLSVGSLPPLDDVDRPEDLAIWERVSQSSIDQIGNEKISIIIPVLNEAAAIAQTLAAAQQTSQAEIIVVDGGSQDDTVAIAQSAGAKVIMSAPGRAQQMNAGAKVAAGEVLLFLHGDTLLPPEFATQIRQALISPGVIAGAFALKIDSAVPGIRLMERLVNWRSRSLQMPYGDQAIFLRAKTFHSVGGFADLPIMEDFELMRQLKKKGAIAIVSEPVITSGRRWERLGLLRTTLINQAVILAYFLGVSRDRLARWYRSH; translated from the coding sequence GTGGCGACGGCAGTGAGAGAACGCCTGATTATTTTTACGCGCTATCCTGAACCTGGCAAAACAAAAACTCGGCTCATTCCGGCTTTAGGGCCAGAAAGAGCTGCGATCTTGCAGCAGCGGATGACAGAACATACATTAGCTCAAGCTCAACTGCTCCAGGCAAGTTCAGCGATCGCTCTAGAGGTTCGTTTCACTGGCGGCGATCGTTACCTGATGCGATCCTGGCTGGGAACAGAATTGGCTCACCGATCGCAAGGTGAAGGAAACTTAGGACAGCGGATGACCCAGGCTTTCCAATCTGCTTTTCGAGCGGGGATGCAGCGAGTTGTAATTATAGGAATTGATTGCCCAGATCTAGATGCGATCATTCTCAGCAAAGCATTTCAGGAATTACAACAGCATGATCTAGTGTTAGGGCCTGCTACCGATGGTGGCTATTATTTGATTGGGTTGCGGCGATTTGTCCCAGAGTTATTTCAAGATATTGCCTGGAGTACCGATCGCGTCTGGCAACAAACGATCGCGATCGCCCAACAGCACCATTTATCCGTTGGTTCTTTACCCCCCTTAGATGATGTCGATCGCCCGGAAGATTTAGCGATATGGGAGCGAGTCAGCCAATCGAGTATTGACCAGATCGGCAATGAAAAAATTTCGATTATTATTCCGGTGCTAAACGAAGCCGCCGCGATCGCCCAAACTTTAGCAGCCGCCCAGCAAACCTCGCAGGCAGAAATTATTGTGGTGGATGGCGGTAGCCAAGACGATACAGTGGCGATCGCACAATCCGCCGGAGCCAAAGTAATCATGAGTGCTCCAGGTCGCGCTCAACAAATGAATGCTGGGGCCAAAGTTGCAGCCGGAGAAGTATTGCTGTTTCTGCATGGCGACACACTGCTACCGCCTGAATTTGCCACCCAAATTCGACAAGCTTTAATTTCGCCAGGAGTAATTGCTGGAGCCTTTGCCCTCAAGATCGATAGTGCTGTGCCAGGAATACGACTGATGGAGCGGCTAGTTAACTGGCGATCGCGCTCTTTGCAGATGCCCTATGGTGATCAAGCTATTTTCTTACGGGCTAAAACTTTTCATTCAGTGGGTGGCTTCGCCGATCTGCCGATCATGGAAGATTTTGAGTTGATGCGGCAGTTGAAGAAAAAAGGCGCGATCGCCATTGTTTCTGAGCCAGTCATTACCTCTGGTCGGCGATGGGAAAGGCTGGGCTTGCTCCGGACTACATTAATCAATCAAGCGGTGATTCTGGCTTATTTTTTGGGAGTCTCTCGCGATCGCCTAGCTCGGTGGTATCGCTCCCATTGA
- a CDS encoding Nif3-like dinuclear metal center hexameric protein → MVSLDQLAHFLDQFLLAKQFELDPNGIYRPSTRSIQRLGLALEPWPYLRQWAIATQLDALFLHRPWNLGEQLPADIGVVAYHLAFDERLTLGFNPLLAEVLGLLTIEELGQKAGRPIGMIGNVSAQSFVDFCDRVKHIFGGYEAIETGNLPEVTKVAVVGAMTDALVREAKTQGAEVYITGQFRQPARSAASATGINVLVVGHRRSEEWGLQMLAGVLRDRWPPLEVVLPPS, encoded by the coding sequence ATGGTTTCTCTTGATCAGCTCGCTCACTTTTTAGATCAGTTCTTGTTGGCTAAACAGTTTGAACTTGATCCCAATGGCATTTACCGACCCTCTACTCGCTCTATTCAGCGCTTGGGCTTGGCTTTAGAACCCTGGCCTTATCTGAGGCAATGGGCGATCGCCACACAGCTAGACGCCTTATTCTTGCACCGACCCTGGAATCTCGGAGAACAACTACCTGCGGATATTGGGGTTGTAGCTTATCACTTAGCCTTTGATGAACGACTCACGCTTGGCTTCAATCCTTTGCTAGCTGAGGTTCTTGGTTTATTGACGATAGAAGAATTAGGCCAAAAAGCTGGACGACCGATTGGCATGATTGGCAATGTTTCTGCTCAAAGTTTTGTTGATTTTTGCGATCGCGTGAAGCACATATTTGGTGGATACGAAGCCATAGAAACGGGTAATTTGCCTGAGGTAACAAAAGTGGCTGTTGTGGGAGCGATGACCGATGCTCTAGTGCGAGAAGCAAAGACCCAGGGAGCAGAGGTCTACATCACAGGTCAATTTCGGCAACCTGCTCGCTCTGCGGCGAGTGCAACGGGGATCAATGTGTTGGTAGTAGGGCATCGCCGGAGTGAGGAGTGGGGATTGCAGATGTTGGCTGGCGTTCTGCGCGATCGCTGGCCCCCGTTAGAAGTCGTTTTACCCCCATCTTAA
- a CDS encoding chlorophyll a/b-binding protein: MQTTNKVSELKVSELSATKAYNGADRNAWIFGWNPQQELWNGRLAMLGFVAYLLWDLAGYSLLRDVLHLVG, translated from the coding sequence ATGCAAACTACTAATAAAGTCAGCGAACTCAAAGTTAGCGAACTTTCTGCCACCAAGGCTTACAACGGTGCCGATCGCAATGCTTGGATCTTTGGCTGGAATCCCCAACAGGAGTTGTGGAATGGTCGCTTAGCGATGCTTGGCTTTGTCGCTTACCTGCTTTGGGATTTGGCTGGTTACAGCTTGCTTCGGGACGTACTGCATCTAGTTGGCTAA
- a CDS encoding SpoIID/LytB domain-containing protein: MSRSVVKPISSLIQRRPWPLIPVLGVVPLVSIILISQSRPSAPVAQETPTVISTVISPSPISNLATPSPTTTPTVATSAVKTSAASAKTSAQKSASPTKPVTQKTPTAATKPKPQATAKSKAPAKPQTTPAQSSAAPISASAAERLAAANTSTAIDSVLEIQVAIAVEANSLAIGTSTPGVILDTNGQVLRELPAESAYTAQLDGTGITLNSWQLPSVVYIEPTEGGLVYVGDRWYRGRLLLMVRPSGLLAVNNVLLRDYLYSVVGAEVSPSWPMAALKAQAIAARSYALTYYFKPATDFYHIGDDEQYQVYAGAEKEADRTYQAVNETAGEFISYRGGIVESLYAASDDIVIDAHGGRGMSQLGALKLAEEGYDYRQILGTYYPGTGLARIEVDQE; this comes from the coding sequence TTGAGCCGTTCCGTGGTAAAGCCTATCTCTAGCTTGATCCAACGCCGCCCTTGGCCACTAATTCCTGTGCTGGGGGTGGTGCCGCTCGTGAGCATTATATTGATCAGCCAAAGTCGCCCAAGTGCTCCAGTCGCTCAAGAAACTCCAACTGTCATTTCAACGGTCATTTCACCTTCACCGATTTCCAACCTTGCCACTCCGTCTCCCACGACAACGCCAACTGTTGCTACGAGTGCCGTAAAAACGTCGGCTGCCTCCGCCAAAACATCTGCCCAGAAATCTGCAAGTCCTACCAAGCCAGTCACCCAAAAGACTCCCACTGCCGCCACAAAACCAAAACCCCAAGCGACGGCTAAGTCTAAGGCTCCTGCCAAACCGCAGACCACTCCTGCTCAGTCTAGTGCCGCGCCCATCAGTGCCAGTGCCGCAGAGCGATTGGCCGCCGCTAATACCTCCACTGCGATCGATAGCGTGTTAGAAATCCAGGTGGCGATCGCAGTAGAAGCCAATTCTTTAGCCATTGGCACCTCGACACCCGGAGTCATCCTAGACACCAATGGTCAAGTGCTGCGGGAGCTACCTGCCGAGTCCGCTTATACCGCTCAGCTTGATGGGACAGGAATCACCTTAAATTCATGGCAGCTTCCCAGCGTGGTCTATATTGAACCCACAGAAGGAGGGCTAGTCTACGTCGGCGATCGCTGGTACCGAGGACGCTTGCTGCTAATGGTACGACCCAGTGGTTTACTGGCGGTCAATAATGTCCTGTTAAGAGACTATCTTTATAGCGTGGTCGGGGCGGAAGTTTCACCGAGCTGGCCGATGGCAGCACTCAAAGCTCAGGCGATCGCGGCTCGTTCCTATGCTTTGACTTACTACTTCAAACCTGCGACTGACTTTTATCACATAGGAGATGATGAACAGTACCAAGTCTATGCAGGTGCAGAAAAAGAAGCAGACAGGACTTATCAAGCTGTGAACGAAACTGCTGGAGAATTTATTAGTTATCGCGGTGGCATTGTCGAGTCCCTCTACGCCGCTTCAGATGACATTGTGATTGACGCGCATGGAGGGCGGGGGATGAGCCAATTAGGAGCCCTGAAGTTGGCGGAGGAAGGATACGATTATCGCCAAATTTTAGGCACCTACTACCCAGGTACAGGACTCGCCCGCATTGAAGTAGACCAAGAATAA
- the arsM gene encoding arsenosugar biosynthesis arsenite methyltransferase ArsM, giving the protein MSYLESVAQFYSEVAETPEVGLCCVQSSPLQLPGLNIPAKMQEMNYGCGTTVHPTELAGNPTVLYVGVGGGLEALQFAYFSRQPGAVIAVDPVETMREAAHQNLQMAAQENTWFDSSFVEIREGDAFHLPVPDASVDVVAQNCLFNIFEPADLTKALQEVYRVLKPGGRLLMSDPIATRPIPEHLQQDERLRAMCLSGALTYEGYVQHLIQAGFGQIEIRARRPYRLLDRQSYGLEEHLLLESLDSVSFKVPIPSDGACIFTGKTAIYTGVAPFFDDQAGHVLQRGLPAAVCDKTAANLASTIPDVIVTPSTWYYDGGGCC; this is encoded by the coding sequence GTGAGTTATCTTGAATCAGTTGCACAGTTTTATAGCGAAGTAGCAGAAACCCCGGAAGTTGGGCTCTGCTGCGTACAAAGTAGTCCCTTGCAACTGCCAGGGTTAAACATTCCTGCCAAAATGCAGGAGATGAACTACGGTTGTGGTACCACTGTACATCCAACCGAGCTAGCAGGTAATCCAACGGTTTTATATGTCGGTGTAGGAGGAGGATTAGAGGCGCTGCAATTTGCCTACTTCTCTCGTCAACCCGGAGCAGTCATTGCGGTCGATCCGGTTGAGACGATGCGGGAAGCGGCTCACCAGAACTTACAGATGGCTGCTCAAGAGAACACTTGGTTTGACTCCAGCTTCGTCGAAATTCGGGAAGGGGATGCTTTTCATCTACCCGTTCCAGATGCTTCTGTAGATGTAGTGGCACAAAACTGTTTGTTCAATATCTTTGAACCCGCAGATTTAACCAAAGCTCTCCAAGAAGTCTATCGAGTCCTCAAACCCGGTGGTCGTCTCCTCATGAGTGACCCGATCGCAACTCGTCCGATTCCAGAGCATTTACAGCAAGATGAACGCCTACGGGCCATGTGCTTATCTGGAGCCTTGACCTATGAGGGCTACGTCCAACATCTCATTCAGGCGGGCTTTGGTCAGATAGAAATCCGAGCCCGTCGTCCCTACCGTTTGCTCGATCGCCAAAGCTATGGCTTAGAGGAACACCTTTTATTAGAAAGCCTCGATTCAGTTTCTTTTAAAGTGCCAATTCCTAGCGACGGTGCCTGCATTTTTACAGGCAAAACTGCCATCTATACAGGAGTGGCACCATTCTTTGATGACCAAGCAGGGCATGTATTACAACGTGGTCTCCCCGCAGCAGTCTGTGACAAGACCGCAGCCAATCTGGCATCTACCATTCCCGATGTAATTGTGACTCCATCAACTTGGTACTACGACGGCGGTGGTTGCTGTTAG
- a CDS encoding helix-turn-helix domain-containing protein produces MAGVTSIDVKESLDELVEQLRQAATPTAKERLQVLYWLKQEQAPSISTIAQAVGKHRNTVQTWLSMYREGGLAAMLDVKKSSGRARVIPQWAEAALAKRLQEPNHGFQSYGAVQQWLAQTLGIEAQYHAVYQMTRYRLQAKLKVARPQNCRQDPQQREAFKQTLQTTSAC; encoded by the coding sequence ATGGCTGGTGTCACCTCAATCGACGTGAAGGAAAGTTTGGATGAGCTCGTAGAACAGTTGCGCCAAGCGGCGACGCCAACTGCCAAAGAACGCTTGCAAGTGCTCTACTGGCTCAAACAAGAGCAGGCACCGAGTATCAGCACGATCGCTCAAGCGGTGGGAAAGCATCGAAATACGGTACAAACCTGGTTATCGATGTACCGAGAAGGGGGACTCGCAGCGATGCTGGACGTGAAGAAATCATCTGGAAGGGCGCGGGTGATTCCGCAATGGGCGGAAGCGGCCCTAGCCAAACGCCTACAAGAACCTAATCATGGATTTCAAAGTTACGGAGCAGTGCAGCAGTGGTTGGCTCAGACGCTGGGGATAGAGGCGCAGTATCACGCGGTCTATCAAATGACTCGCTATCGACTTCAAGCCAAACTGAAAGTGGCCCGTCCTCAAAATTGTCGGCAAGACCCTCAGCAGCGAGAGGCGTTTAAGCAAACCTTGCAGACGACCTCAGCCTGCTGA
- a CDS encoding DUF2949 domain-containing protein, whose amino-acid sequence MIETGRSKAQLVNFLQEELSVSAASMALALRRCEQQSGSLPIILWQYGFISLEQLEQVFDWLASSPI is encoded by the coding sequence ATGATTGAAACCGGACGGAGTAAAGCTCAACTTGTTAACTTTCTTCAAGAAGAACTCTCAGTTTCGGCTGCTTCTATGGCCTTAGCTCTGCGGCGCTGTGAGCAGCAATCTGGTTCGTTGCCCATTATTCTTTGGCAATATGGTTTCATTTCCTTGGAGCAATTGGAACAAGTTTTTGACTGGCTCGCTAGTTCGCCTATCTAA
- a CDS encoding ISKra4 family transposase: protein MLTLNPSHPSQELAWQRWDEKLQTSTTLASLVITAWQIGRYVAQVLVEQQLHQRAQQAETWGACTQCGHPLQSKGWVGRRMLTLVGWVEWKRRVGRCPHHCPGSQQVPFDQELGIEPYQQTSMELMRLGCLLAVLLPFELAAELLAQLSGVHLSDATLWQWVQTFGKRATQHLESELQSLAPGHPPQAEPLDATLAALPLVIAADGVTVPLRPTPGSAKGSIVWREVKVGLLTRLGTTTNRAGKTRTELRQHRLVAVLGTIDALQVRLQLEAARQSIESTSQVVWLSDGAQGFWRLYEQSFAPVAVGILDFYHASAHLWRAAQAYGNTVPHRTPQAWFERLRHQLRHGYGHRIIKELNCLLRYRSTPVSAKATLQQVHDYLSTHQEHLCYRKFKKQGWPIGSGMVESACKWLIAQRFKGVGMRWSEDGFNHLLHLRLAWVNQRFDALFSQESLTLFSDSPNH, encoded by the coding sequence ATGTTAACGCTCAACCCATCCCACCCTTCTCAAGAACTGGCGTGGCAACGCTGGGACGAGAAACTTCAAACTAGTACTACTCTTGCCAGTCTCGTCATAACAGCTTGGCAGATCGGACGATACGTCGCTCAGGTGCTAGTTGAACAACAGTTGCATCAAAGAGCTCAGCAAGCAGAGACCTGGGGTGCTTGTACTCAGTGTGGTCATCCCCTGCAAAGCAAGGGTTGGGTGGGACGTCGGATGCTCACCCTCGTTGGATGGGTGGAATGGAAACGGCGAGTTGGACGATGTCCCCATCATTGTCCTGGGAGTCAGCAAGTTCCCTTTGACCAAGAGTTGGGCATCGAGCCTTATCAGCAAACCTCGATGGAATTGATGCGTTTGGGGTGTCTCTTAGCGGTCCTTCTACCCTTCGAGTTGGCCGCAGAACTATTAGCTCAACTGAGTGGCGTTCATCTCAGTGATGCCACGCTTTGGCAGTGGGTGCAAACCTTTGGCAAGCGAGCCACTCAGCATCTAGAATCAGAACTCCAATCGTTAGCGCCGGGACATCCACCCCAAGCTGAGCCGCTCGATGCAACTTTGGCTGCCTTGCCTTTGGTCATTGCCGCTGATGGCGTGACGGTGCCACTGCGGCCCACTCCTGGGAGCGCCAAAGGCAGCATTGTGTGGCGAGAAGTGAAAGTGGGTTTGCTGACTCGTTTGGGCACGACAACCAACCGAGCGGGAAAAACCAGGACAGAGTTGAGGCAACATCGCCTCGTTGCCGTACTCGGTACTATAGATGCCCTGCAAGTGCGTCTGCAACTGGAAGCAGCGAGACAAAGCATAGAGAGCACTTCCCAGGTCGTGTGGCTCAGTGATGGGGCACAAGGATTCTGGCGGTTGTACGAGCAGAGCTTCGCACCTGTTGCGGTGGGCATCTTGGATTTCTACCATGCCTCGGCACATCTCTGGCGAGCCGCTCAAGCGTACGGCAACACGGTGCCTCACCGTACCCCACAAGCGTGGTTTGAGCGGCTACGACATCAACTGCGTCACGGTTATGGGCATCGCATTATTAAAGAACTCAACTGCTTATTGCGTTATCGCTCTACCCCTGTCTCGGCCAAAGCAACCTTGCAACAAGTGCATGATTATCTCAGTACTCATCAGGAGCATCTGTGCTATCGGAAGTTCAAAAAGCAGGGTTGGCCGATTGGCTCCGGGATGGTTGAGAGTGCTTGTAAGTGGCTGATTGCTCAGCGCTTCAAAGGCGTTGGGATGCGATGGAGTGAGGATGGCTTCAACCATTTGCTGCATCTGCGTTTAGCTTGGGTCAATCAGCGCTTTGATGCCTTGTTCTCCCAGGAGTCATTAACCTTATTCTCGGACTCCCCCAACCATTAG
- a CDS encoding SDR family oxidoreductase — protein sequence MSQSKELQPPQHQNQQPGIESEMTPRPQFDDSKYRGSGKLQGKVALITGGDSGIGRAVAVFYAKEGADVALVYLNEHQDAEDTKRRVEAEGRRCITFAGDIGDEQFCKEAVQQTVQQLGYLDILVNNAAEQHPQQSIEDITAEQLERTFRTNIFSMFFLTKAALPHLKEGSAIINTTSVTAYKGNQQLLDYSSTKGAIVAFTRSLSQSLVEKGIRVNGVAPGPIWTPLIPATFPEDKVKSFGAQVPMQRAGQPEEVAPSYVFLASDDSSYMSGQILHPNGGEVVGG from the coding sequence ATGAGTCAATCTAAAGAATTACAACCCCCCCAACATCAAAATCAACAGCCTGGTATCGAATCTGAGATGACTCCTAGACCTCAGTTTGATGATTCTAAATATCGGGGCAGTGGCAAATTGCAAGGAAAAGTCGCTCTGATTACTGGTGGAGATAGCGGCATTGGTCGCGCTGTAGCCGTGTTCTACGCCAAAGAAGGCGCGGATGTTGCACTCGTTTATCTTAATGAGCATCAAGATGCCGAAGATACCAAGCGCCGAGTCGAAGCAGAGGGCAGACGCTGCATCACCTTTGCGGGTGACATTGGCGACGAGCAATTCTGCAAGGAAGCTGTCCAACAAACGGTGCAGCAACTAGGCTACCTCGACATTCTGGTAAACAATGCAGCTGAACAACATCCCCAGCAAAGCATTGAAGACATCACGGCGGAGCAACTGGAGCGCACCTTCCGCACTAATATCTTCAGCATGTTCTTTTTGACCAAAGCGGCCTTGCCTCACCTCAAAGAAGGTAGTGCCATCATCAATACCACTTCGGTCACAGCTTACAAAGGTAATCAGCAACTGCTAGATTACTCTTCTACCAAGGGCGCGATCGTTGCCTTTACCCGCTCTCTGTCCCAGTCTCTAGTGGAGAAGGGCATTCGGGTAAATGGTGTTGCCCCTGGCCCCATCTGGACTCCTCTGATTCCTGCTACTTTCCCAGAAGACAAAGTCAAGAGCTTTGGCGCTCAAGTACCGATGCAGCGGGCTGGACAACCAGAAGAAGTTGCACCCAGTTATGTCTTCCTCGCATCCGACGACTCCTCTTATATGTCCGGGCAAATTCTACATCCCAACGGTGGCGAAGTTGTCGGTGGTTAA
- the arsS gene encoding arsenosugar biosynthesis radical SAM (seleno)protein ArsS (Some members of this family are selenoproteins.): MIQSQSSSTTLTPFPQKLGAPLTKQPISVLQINLGRRCNLACSHCHVEAGPKRTEELTTEVCQQLIEAIHCFPQIKTVDLTGGAPEMNYGFRPLVEAARATGKEVIVRSNLTIYFEPGFEDLPEYFAHHQVRVVASLPCYQADNVDKMRGDGVFNNSIRAIQQLNQLGYSDNPNLILDLVYNPQIPTTENFSLTPDQQKLEQDYKTYLKEQFGIQFNQLFTITNLPIGRTKFHLEHRHLHQPYLQFLENHFNPATLANLMCRNELSIDYLGNIYDCDFNQMENLPARAKTGEALTVSKLLKAGTLDVIESIRTANFCYGCTAGSGSSCGGALV, translated from the coding sequence ATGATTCAATCTCAATCAAGTTCTACCACCCTTACCCCTTTCCCACAGAAGCTAGGTGCTCCCCTCACCAAGCAACCTATCAGCGTCCTACAAATTAATTTAGGCAGGCGTTGCAACCTCGCTTGTAGTCATTGCCATGTTGAAGCGGGGCCAAAACGTACGGAAGAACTGACAACAGAAGTTTGCCAACAATTAATTGAGGCAATTCATTGCTTCCCCCAGATCAAAACCGTTGACCTCACGGGCGGGGCTCCAGAGATGAATTACGGCTTTCGGCCTTTGGTCGAAGCGGCGAGAGCAACGGGCAAAGAGGTGATTGTACGCTCTAATCTCACCATCTACTTTGAACCAGGCTTTGAAGATTTACCCGAATATTTTGCTCACCATCAAGTCAGAGTTGTAGCCTCTTTACCCTGTTACCAGGCAGATAACGTAGACAAAATGCGGGGTGATGGCGTCTTTAATAATTCGATTCGAGCTATTCAACAGCTCAATCAATTAGGGTATAGCGACAATCCCAACTTAATTTTAGATTTGGTGTATAACCCTCAAATTCCTACAACTGAGAACTTCTCGCTCACGCCCGATCAACAGAAGCTAGAGCAGGATTATAAAACATATCTCAAAGAGCAGTTTGGGATTCAGTTCAATCAGCTATTCACCATTACCAACTTACCGATTGGTCGAACCAAGTTTCATCTAGAGCATCGGCATCTCCATCAGCCTTATTTGCAGTTTCTAGAAAATCACTTCAACCCAGCTACATTAGCCAATCTAATGTGCCGCAATGAACTCTCAATTGATTATTTGGGCAATATCTACGATTGTGATTTCAACCAAATGGAAAACCTGCCCGCTAGAGCTAAAACTGGAGAAGCCTTAACAGTTTCTAAACTCCTAAAAGCTGGCACCCTGGATGTCATTGAATCTATCCGTACTGCCAATTTCTGTTACGGTTGCACGGCTGGAAGTGGATCTAGCTGTGGCGGAGCTTTAGTGTAA
- a CDS encoding alpha/beta fold hydrolase has translation MLTSFLPPLAQNLTEPASIALAQSIECQDILTPLCSQAIATAYVHQVCVQEGSGGTPILLLHGFDSSVFEFRRLLPLLAAQSDTWAVDLLGFGFTDRTTGHPFSPTAIKTHLYAFWKALINQPVILVGASMGGAAAIDFTLAYPECVQKLVLIDSAGFRSGPALGKFLVAPIAHLAAGILRSPKVRDRISRTAYYNPTFASPDAQLCAALHLELPGWREALAAFTQSGGYRSFKDKLAHIQQQTLILWGTADKILGTGDAMQFQQAIAKSKLIWIPECGHVPHLEKPQLTAQHILEFGQVESSQI, from the coding sequence ATGCTCACCAGTTTTCTTCCGCCCCTAGCCCAAAACCTCACCGAACCTGCTTCAATTGCCTTGGCCCAAAGCATTGAGTGTCAGGATATTCTCACACCTCTATGCTCACAGGCGATCGCGACAGCCTATGTTCATCAGGTCTGTGTCCAGGAGGGCAGTGGTGGCACTCCGATTTTGTTACTCCACGGTTTTGACAGCTCTGTGTTTGAGTTTCGTCGGCTTCTGCCCCTCTTAGCCGCTCAGTCTGACACTTGGGCTGTAGATCTATTAGGATTTGGGTTTACTGATCGCACCACAGGGCATCCGTTCAGTCCCACGGCCATCAAGACTCACCTCTATGCTTTCTGGAAGGCTCTGATCAATCAACCCGTAATTTTGGTAGGCGCTTCGATGGGAGGAGCCGCTGCCATCGACTTCACGCTGGCTTATCCTGAATGCGTGCAAAAGCTCGTACTGATTGATAGTGCAGGCTTTAGAAGTGGACCAGCCTTGGGCAAATTCTTAGTAGCACCAATAGCACATCTGGCAGCAGGGATTCTCCGCAGCCCCAAGGTTCGCGATCGCATTAGCCGCACTGCCTACTACAACCCCACCTTTGCTTCTCCGGATGCCCAACTTTGTGCAGCCTTACATCTCGAACTACCCGGTTGGCGTGAGGCACTCGCTGCTTTCACCCAAAGTGGTGGCTATCGCTCTTTCAAAGACAAGCTGGCCCATATTCAGCAGCAGACGCTGATCTTGTGGGGAACGGCGGATAAGATTCTGGGAACGGGTGATGCCATGCAATTTCAGCAAGCGATCGCGAAGAGTAAGCTGATTTGGATTCCCGAATGTGGTCATGTGCCGCATTTAGAAAAACCTCAACTCACGGCCCAACATATTCTTGAGTTTGGTCAGGTTGAGTCTAGTCAAATCTAG
- a CDS encoding IS630 family transposase codes for MSQYADPGQEGKRPIRYFAQDESRFGLHTLIGRLITACGVKPIGQWQWLFKAFWLYGAVEPATGESFFLQFSHVDTECYQRFLDEFSQAYPDSLNIVQVDNGRFHKGQGLVVPENIILLFQPPYCPELNPVERLWEHLKADLKWASFKTGASSGWGSTGWIRENGRDHKKGQTWLGLPSNYKNYFHVNAQPIPPFSRTGVATLGRETSN; via the coding sequence CTGAGTCAGTACGCTGACCCAGGGCAGGAGGGCAAGCGCCCGATTCGCTACTTTGCTCAAGATGAGAGCCGCTTTGGACTGCACACGCTCATTGGACGCTTGATTACAGCTTGTGGAGTCAAGCCGATTGGACAGTGGCAGTGGTTGTTCAAAGCCTTCTGGCTCTATGGAGCGGTCGAACCTGCAACCGGAGAATCCTTTTTTCTGCAATTTTCCCATGTCGATACCGAGTGCTATCAGCGCTTCTTGGATGAGTTTTCTCAGGCTTATCCCGATAGCCTCAATATTGTTCAAGTCGATAACGGACGGTTCCACAAGGGCCAGGGTCTAGTGGTGCCAGAGAACATCATTCTGTTGTTTCAACCGCCTTACTGTCCAGAGCTAAATCCGGTGGAGCGATTGTGGGAACATCTCAAGGCAGATCTCAAATGGGCCTCGTTCAAGACGGGCGCATCTAGTGGTTGGGGGAGTACTGGATGGATTCGCGAGAATGGAAGAGACCACAAAAAAGGACAAACCTGGCTGGGCTTGCCCTCTAACTACAAAAACTACTTCCATGTTAACGCTCAACCCATCCCACCCTTCTCAAGAACTGGCGTGGCAACGCTGGGACGAGAAACTTCAAACTAG